A stretch of Salarias fasciatus chromosome 23, fSalaFa1.1, whole genome shotgun sequence DNA encodes these proteins:
- the chst14 gene encoding carbohydrate sulfotransferase 14, whose protein sequence is MDTRAFYRRQDVGTPRGGGAHRSPRTALVPRFLRCRAAVLPSMLTFLVIVASGGLLLMIEKGMLNSMETSLPRRSAARPEHGPAGRRRPVAADMDTQILQELRNRTIHTMCSQKDLVDNIWSLSDLQRKIVLQHVLVNDEHRFLYCYVPKVACSNWKRLMKMLSGALKFNDFRSKLDHHHDLVFLSSLKPDEIRYRLKHYFKFMFVRDPMERLLSAYRNKFGEIESYQKSYGVKIIKRYRKVDSAKGDDVTFTEFIKYLVDENEERMNEHWMPIYTLCQPCAVTYDFIGSYEHLERDSEYVLQHIGAPSHIRFPERQTWYKPVTKEILHYYLCTVPQKLLKELFLKYILDFSLFAYALPNTTTEDCRH, encoded by the exons ATGGACACACGCGCCTTTTATCGCAGGCAGGACGTCGGGACGCCGCGCGGCGGGGGCGCGCACCGGAGCCCGCGGACAGCGCTGGTGCCCCGCTTCCTGCGCTGCCGGGCAGCCGTGCTGCCCTCCATGCTGACGTTCCTGGTCATCGTGGCGTCCGGAGGCCTACTGCTCATGATAGAGAAAGGAATGCTGAACAGCATGGAGACCTCTCTCCCCCGGAGGAGCGCGGCGCGACCGGAGCACGGCCCGGCCGGGAGGCGCCGTCCCGTTGCCGCGGACATGGACACCCAG ATCCTCCAGGAGCTCCGCAACAGGACGATTCACACCATGTGCAGCCAGAAAGACTTGGTTGACAACATCTGGTCGCTCAGCGATCTGCAGAGGAAGATCGTGCTGCAGCACGTCCTGGTGAACGACGAGCACCGCTTCCTTTACTGCTACGTCCCAAAGGTGGCGTGCTCCAACTGGAAGAGGCTGATGAAGATGCTGAGTGGAGCCCTGAAATTCAACGACTTCAGGAGCAAGCTGGACCACCACCACGACCTggtctttctctcctccttgaAGCCAGACGAGATTCGCTACCGCCTCAAGCACTACTTCAAGTTCATGTTTGTGCGGGACCCCATGGAGCGCCTGCTCTCCGCCTACAGGAATAAGTTCGGAGAGATCGAGTCCTACCAGAAGTCCTACGGCGTGAAGATCATAAAGCGCTACAGGAAGGTGGATTCAGCGAAAGGCGACGACGTGACCTTCACAGAGTTTATCAAATACCTGGTGGATGAGAACGAGGAACGCATGAATGAGCACTGGATGCCCATATACACTCTGTGCCAGCCTTGTGCTGTTACTTACGACTTCATTGGATCCTATGAGCACCTTGAAAGAGACTCCGAGTACGTGCTGCAGCACATTGGAGCGCCCTCGCACATCCGCTTCCCGGAGAGACAGACGTGGTACAAGCCAGTCACCAAAGAGATACTACACTATTACCTGTGTACTGTTCCACAGAAACTACTGAAAGAACTCTTCTTGAAATACATTTTAGACTTTTCTCTATTTGCTTATGCCCTCCCCAACACGACCACAGAAGATTGCCGGCACTAA
- the cep135 gene encoding centrosomal protein of 135 kDa has protein sequence MSSSIAERKFVNLRKRLDQLGYRQPLEIESLPLVEKLFSDLIHTTESLRNAKLSAGKTETESRNFDALLEPYRTENARVVRENNELHLELLKIREEKDRVTRELKTHIRKLDHQTSDLKFLNNQYVHKVRCLEKDSKAKAERIQQLQEKNMQAVVQTPGGKKRSIPFRRQRMQIDELVPPSSTSAYPVQQPDDPCVADLLLLADGRIHELQEEIIKLKLDLENAQEFIKHLNTQVEERDKEIDRLNHVLKGGRPHDVISIEAQNVSNKKLIDHLNLQIEYLQETNRTLEQKIEGLQQKKKDASTEVANLSLKNLELCEELTHIDDLAKRLEMDKERVLETADMELQETQKEVQRQQKVIEDLEDIITKIRREQSEGDFEKDRLQDQLAELKEQNEKLEGLVGYMENEKVRLQDKVEEMMAAEKDLVLELEAFRAKHGVCRRERSPSRLDAFVKSLEEERDHYRREVDRYKRTRGASGLDLSPTCSPSRGRSARLPGMRSGVADAELLRVTRERDKLKAALQQFEEHMEDIQSNVKTLRAERDHFKTLLTQAQDDLKVHHGVETSTSILKLQEEVKQAEEKIKRIATERDALTDRLTVAQTSALTNRQAEEQRIVELEKSVQTLERERLDLRSQVCLLKESKEAVEAELKTRSAAVVHTAEEAAQQRAESNALRLLQEQMEQSLSDTQHRLSVKMNELHAAHKQIEILEDRIGELSQHSSKHKEEVVALQKSISVLDREKDALQDEVDQKTEKLVFLEEELSKKEKTLEDVRLTIKNMDTSLAQLQGALNSREREISSLRRQQDTSQEELAKLRRDKEITIRENRRLQDDLATMTRENQAVHVEMEEALHEKDELKMRVHSYISEVSRFEKLMETKEQENRDLLERFRMTHTEMEEREQKLQQAEGLNNSIRLELLSSDSERRHLRDTVSHQEREIQQHTQALQAYEAKVSSLVHGMSRLETELHKAQEEKAALLSDLASVRELCVKLDSSKELTARQLTSKSMDMERVTGELEDVRSEMELLKKQLASERLTVRNLETLLSTNRQKEFQTHLTASERESELKVLRDRLTLADSKTAEHAREVSQLRGKVSQLQTEMDVLKRQLTTERFERERAMQEMRRQGLSFSSLQSSSPHSGSSSSHHASSERSILRTLERSDKSADKSVSFKD, from the exons tgaCCTGATTCACACGACTGAGAGCCTGCGCAATGCCAAACTGTCTGCAGGCAAGACTGAGACAGAAAGCCGAAACTTCGATGCCCTTTTGGAGCCGTACAGGACGGAGAACGCCCGGGTCGTCAGGGAAAACAATGAGCTGCACCTCGAGCTCCTCAAAATTAGGGAGGAGAAGGATCGTGTCACCCGAG AGCTCAAAACCCACATTCGAAAACTGGACCACCAGACCTCCGATCTCAAGTTTCTGAATAATCAGTATGTACACAAGGTCCGCTGCCTGGAGAAAGACAGCAAAGCCAAAGCTGAGCgcatccagcagctgcaggagaagaacaTGCAGGCTGTGGTGCAGACGCCAG GAGGAAAAAAGCGCAGTATTCCTTTCAGACGGCAGAGGATGCAGATCGATGAGCTCGTGCCTCCCTCCTCTACATCAGCTTATCCTGTGCAGCAGCCCGACGATCCGTGTGtggctgacctgctgctgctggcagatGGCAG AATTCACGAGCTGCAGGAAGAAATCATCAAACTCAAACTAGATCTGGAAAATGCTCAAGAattcataaaacatttaaacactCAG GTAGAGGAGAGGGACAAGGAGATTGATCGTTTAAATCATGTACTTAAAGGAGGCCGGCCTCACGATGTGATTTCAATAGAAGCTCAAAACGTCAGCAACAAGAAGCTGATCGACCATCTGAACCTTCAG ATCGAGTATCTACAGGAGACAAACAGGACGTTGGAGCAAAAAATAGAGGGCCTGCAGCAGAAAAAGAAGGACGCCTCCACTGAAGTGGCCAATCTGTCGTTGAAGAACCTGGAGCTGTGCGAGGAGCTGACACACATAGACGATCTTGCCAAGCGGCTGGAGATGGACAAGGAGCGTGTGCTGGAGACGGCTGACATGGAGCTGCAAGAAACTCAA AAAGAAGTTCAGAGGCAGCAGAAAGTCATCGAAGACTTGGAGGACATTATCACAAAAATAAGACGG GAGCAGTCCGAGGGTGACTTCGAAAAGGACCGTCTCCAGGATCAGCTGGCGGAGCTCAAAGAGCAGAACGAAAAGCTGGAGGGGCTGGTCGGCTACATGGAGAACGAGAAAGTCAGGCTGCAGGACAAGGTTGAGGAAATGATGGCAGCTG AGAAAGACTTGGTGTTGGAGTTGGAGGCTTTCCGTGCCAAGCATGGCGTTTGTAGAAGGGAACGCTCTCCATCTCGCCTGGATGCGTTTGTcaagagtctggaggaggagagggatcaCTATCGCAGAGAAGTCGATCGCTACAAACGTACCAGAGGGGCCAGTGGCCTGGACTTAAGTCCCACATGCAGTCCAAGCAGAGGCAGGAGCGCCAGACTTCCAGGAATGAGG TCCGGCGTTGCAGATGCAGAGCTGCTGCGTGTGACGAGAGAAAGAGACAAGCtgaaagctgctctgcagcagtttgaggaGCACATGGAGGACATTCAAAGCAATGTGAAGACCCTCCGAGCGGAGAGAGACCATTTCAAGACCCTGCTTACACAG gctCAAGACGACCTGAAGGTTCACCATGGCGTAGAGACGTCAACAAGCATCTTGaaactgcaggaggaggtgaaacaGGCGGAAGAAAAAATTAAGCGAATTGCGACTGAAAGAGACGCACTGACGGACAGACTCACG gtTGCCCAAACTTCAGCCCTTACGAACAGACaagctgaagagcagaggatTGTCGAACTGGAAAAGTCCGTTCAGACT ctggagcGGGAGAGGCTGGACCTACGCTCTCAGGTCTGCCTGCTGAAGGAGAGcaaggaggctgtggaggcggaGCTGAAGACTCGGTCCGCTGCCGTCGTGCACACCGCAGAGGAGGCGGCCCAGCAGAGGGCTGAGTCTAATGCTCTCAG GCTTCTCCAGGAGCAGATGGAGCAGTCGCTGTCCGATACCCAACACAGACTGTCTGTGAAGATGAACGAGCTGCACGCCGCTCACAAGCAGATTGAAATACTCGAGGACAGAATAG GGGAGCTGAGTCAGCACAGCTCAAAACACAAGGAAGAAGTCGTTGCCCTGCAGAAGTCTATTTCTGTCCTTGACAGAGAAAAAGACGCTCTGCAAGATGAGGTGGATCAAAAGACGGAGAAATTGGTTTTTCTAGAGGAGGAGTTATCCAAGAAG GAGAAAACCCTTGAAGATGTCAGACTCACAATCAAAAACATGGACACCTCCCTGGC TCAGCTTCAGGGAGCCTTAAACAGTCGAGAGAGGGAAATAAGCAGTCTGAGGAGACAGCAGGACACCTCTCAGGAGGAGCTCGCCAAGCTCAGGAGAGACAAGGAAATCACAATCAGGGAGAACAGGAGGCTGCAAGACGACCTGGCCACGATGACCCGAGAGAACCAA gCTGTGCACGTAGAGATGGAGGAGGCTTTGCACGAGAAAGATGAGCTGAAGATGAGGGTCCACTCCTACATTTCTGAAGTGTCCAGATTCGAGAAACTCATGGAGACAAAA GAGCAGGAGAACAGGGACTTGCTGGAGCGCTTCAGGATGACCCACACCGAGATGGAGGAGCGGGAGCAGAAGTTGCAGCAGGCCGAAGGCCTGAATAACTCCATCcgtctggagctgctgtcctccgaCTCGGAGCGCAGACACCTGCGAGACACTGTCAGCCACcaggagagagaaatccagcaG CACACGCAGGCCCTGCAGGCTTACGAGGCTAAAGTCTCCTCGCTGGTTCACGGGATGTCCCGGTTGGAAACGGAGCTACACAAAGCCCAGGAAGAGAAGGCGGCTCTGCTTTCGGACCTGGCCTCCGTGAGGGAACTCTGTGTCAAACTGGACTCCAGTAAAGAGCTCACGGCGCGCCAGCTCACCTCCAAGAGCATGGACATGGAGCGA GTCACGGGGGAACTGGAGGACGTTCGGTCCGAAATGGAGCTTCTCAAGAAGCAGCTGGCCAGCGAGAGGCTGACGGTGCGCAACCTGGAGACGCTGCTCTCCACCAACCGGCAAAAAGAGTTCCAGACTCATCTGACGGCCAGCGAGAGGGAGTCGGAGCTCAAGGTCCTCCGTGACAGGCTCACCCTGGCTGACAGCAAAAC tgCTGAGCATGCCAGGGAGGTCTCCCAGCTCCGTGGAAAAGTGTctcagctgcagacagagatgGATGTCCTGAAGAGACAACTGACCACTGAGCGCTTTGAACG TGAAAGGGCGATGCAGGAGATGCGCAGACAGGGTTTgtccttctcctcactgcaAAGCTCGTCGCCCcacagcggctccagcagctcccacCACGCCTCCTCAGAACGCTCCATCCTCCGAACTCTCGAACGCTCCGACAAGTCGGCAGACAA GAGTGTGAGCTTCAAAGAttaa